Below is a genomic region from Trichoderma asperellum chromosome 2, complete sequence.
ATTATTCTAACATGCTCTCGCCGATACTGAATGCAATTGTTCAAAAGATGCGATACGATGAGACGACATCATGGGGTAACGAGGATGAACAAACAGACGAGGCGGAATTTCAAGAACTTCGAAGACGCCTGCAGTACCTTCAAAAAACCATTGCCGCTATCGATCAGAATCTATATATGGACGTGCTTAGCAATCTGGTGGCAACCACTTTCCAGACGCTGGACCAGCAGGGGTCGCACATGGATTGGCGGGATCTTGACCTTGCACTGCATGAGATGTACCTCTTTGGCGAACTTGCATTACCGAACCAGGGTCTGGGTACAAAGAACCAACCATCTACGGAAGCTTCCGAGCGATTGGTTGTCATGATGCAGAAGATGGTCGAATCTGGTAAGTATCagcgaaaaaaaagcagctatTGCAGCGATGGTACCAGGAATTTGGCTAACAAGCGGATGTAGGAATCGCTAATTTCTCGCACCCAGCAATTGTTCTTCAATACATGGAAATTTGCGTCCGGTATTGTGTTGTTTTTGAAACCCATTCGCAGTATATCCCCCAAGTTCTGGAGAATTTTGTTCGTCTTGTCCACCACAACCATGTTCGCATCAAGACACGATCCTGGTATTTATTCCACAGGTTCATCAAACATCTTCGATCACGTGTAGGAAATGTGGCCGAAACTGTCATCCAGTCCATCGGAGACCTGCTGCCCATCAAGGCCGAGGTACCTGGAGAAGATGCCGACGATGACATGTCGTCGGATGAGTCCGACCACTCAGCGGATGCTCTTTTCACTAGTCAGCTCTACCTCTTCGAGGCTATTGGATGCATCTCTTCTACGCACAGCACGCCAGCCGAAAACCAGGCACTATATGCTCGATCTGTAATGGATCCTCTGTTCCAAGATATGGAAGTCCACCTTCCTCGAGCCAAGGGTGGTGACGCACAAGCGAACTTGCAAATCCATCACATTGTCATGGCGCTAGGTACCTTGGCACACGGCTTTTCCGACTGGACTCCAGGATCGACCGCAGCAAATCAACATGGGCCCCCGGACAAGCTTGTCTCTGATGAATTTTCTCGCGCTGCAGAGGCCATTCTCATTGCACTTCGCGAGCTAAACTCATCGGCGGAAATCAGGACCGCTTGTAGGTCTGCATTCTCCAAGTTGCTCGGCGTTCTGGGTGCTGCTGTTCTCCCACAGCTTCCAAAGTGGATCGAAGGATTACTTTCACAAAGTTCCTCAAAGGATGAGATGGCAATGTTCCTGCGACTTCTGGATCAAGTGGTGTTTGGCTTCAAAACAGAGATCTATGACGTCCTCAACATGTTGTTAACGCCACTTCTTCAGCGCATCTTTGGGGGCCTTGGAGAACCCATCTCTGGCACTGATGACGAGATTCAGTTGGCGGAACTAAGACGAGAATACCTTTCCTTCATTCAGATCATTCTAAACAACGGACTGGAGGGAGTTCTTATTAGTGAAGCAAACCAGGGCTTCTTTGAGCCGATGATTGCTTCTGTTCTCGAGTTGGCAAAAACTTTGGATGGAAATCTTGGCCCGAGCCGATTGGCCTTTACGATCATGGCTCGGATTTCCGCTCTTTGGGGCGGCCCTGACGTTGCCACAATTTCACGAGAACCAACAGCACCGACTGGTAGCCCTAGCCCAGCAATTCCTGGATTCGACCATTTCATCATGGAAAGGTTCCACTCAACGTGCTGGGAAGTTATGCGAAACCCCAGCTTCAAGCCTTCATCCGATGCACAGACAAAACAGGTGCTGACGGAAATTGCGGCATTGGAGCAGATgatatatactaaaaccgGTAATGTTTACATCCACCAAATGCAGAATGAAGTCTTCCCCAGCTTGGGCATCAACAGCGACGACTTTTTGCGATCTTTGACAACCTCAACGGACAAGAGACAATTCTCAAATTACCTCCAACAGCTGTTAAGCAATAGGTAGTGGGGATTTGTGGTTCACTTGAGATTGATGACTTTATACACAATAGCATAGGCGGTGGTTAGGAGCGGCATATCAAAGTGCTAGATTGAAGCCGTGTATGGACACGACACAGAGTATCAtgtgagaaaaaagaggaggtgGTGTGCGGCATATCATAGAAGCAACACATAAAACTGCAACGTTTATCCCCCTtatggattttttttttaaaaaaaaaattaaagacaaaagaagatcAGATTTTTCATTTGTTTGGTCCGCGCACATGCGTGGTGGCTTGGTATGACGGGTTTTCCGGTATCTGGTAGGAGGATATGTtgggtaggtaggtaggaaGCTGGGTAGGatagcatatatatataatggaAATCGTGTAGACGATGGTTGAAATGATAACACGCCTACACTCTCTAGACTCTCCTTGAAGCACTATCTATCTATACGGTAACTTGGAAAAATGTGACTGCCctcctatatatatatatatatacagatATGTTTCAACAGCACTGCAATAAGTAGACCGTATAGCCCTGGCGTATGAGAGCCATGATACTTACTATAGTATGCGTCGAAGcgtatatataatttttcaTGCAATCTATGAAAGGCTGCAcctcttttatagttatcCCTTGCATGGTCCTTTGAATTTCCTATCAAATCTATATTGAAAATACAAATATTAACAACGACGCTGCTTGCTGCCGCCAAGCCAAGAAGAAAGTCAAATAAGATAGTCGAAACGAAGAAAAGaacgttaaaaaaaaaacgtccTAAGTGCTctatcaatttttttttgtaccTCGACTATCGTCGCCCCATACCTCTATCatattctcctcctctttcttccatATATAATACCTGTCTGTCATGAATTATTCACTTCTCTCTATCCGCTTGTTTGTATGAAAGTAGAGCAACAAttagaatgaaaaagaaaaaaaaaaaaatagaaaaactCGCCCATCGAATTATTTAGATTATGTAGCCTCCACCAGCAAGACTGCGCCAGTCCCGCACTCCCATGGCCTCTTCGAGTTCGACGCACCACCACAGGACTTCTTTCGCCTTTTCCAGCTGTCCATTCTCTTCATGAGCGCGAGCGAGTGCGAACCATGCATCGGAATAATCCCAGCCCGTACCGAGGCGAGTGAGGCCCGATAGTAGTGTAAAAGCGCGGTCACGCGCGGCCAGTCGATCTATAAGAGGCAGATGAGAGGCTTTGTATGGCGCAGGAAGTTCATCTTCGTCCTGAGAATCGCTGCCAGAACCCGCGGCTTTGGATTCCTCTTTCTCATTCTCTTCACTTGGGCTGGGGACTTCAACTGTAGAAGGATCGGAGGCGAGTCCCAAAGGGATATATGGCAGAGTTTTGAGGCCGCCTGATGAAGGTTCAGATTTGGGATGACTTGCGTCATCAAAAATCTCGTGTCCATCCAAAGGTGGAATAGATGGCGTGgggagcagcttctcgctgTAGATATCAAGCAAGATATTGGATAGACCGACAATGGCCCCAGGATGGTCCGGATAGTGCGTCAAGGCCGACTCAAAGTCGGTCCTGGCAGCGTATGGCGTCTGTTTAGCCAACGATATCAAACCCCGCTGAAACGTATGTTAGCAATCCatctatactataaagtgcAATCAAGAGAGTTGTGCTACTCACCTCAGAGTAAAGGTCCCCCCATAGCTCATCGAtactcttcttctcgccccaTGCCGGGCCTTTGGTAGAGCCTGGTCCAAGGGAAAGCTCCTTAGCCAAGTCGCTTTCTAGTGTCTGAATCAACTTCTGTGCCTCGGTCACGGCACCTTTGCAGTCCTCCAACATTCCCGCTCGCCGATAGAACCCAGCAATCATCAGCCATACTTTAACTAGAACTGTTGTCCGCTGGCgcctctccttttctcttgggAATTGGATAAGAGGTAGCAGCTGAGGCAGTGTAAAGCTGATGTCGATTGAAAGTTCTGAATCGTCAGTCATCCTGGAACTGTTGGTGAGGTTTGAGCTAAGTGAGGAAATTGTCCTTCCTCGGGAGGAGCTTGCCATCCGAGTCTGTAGACGTCGGCCAGATGCTGAGAAGAAGTCATGGCTCTGACTAGCTGAATCGGCATCTCCAATTATCGTAGCTTGATGTGACACGCCGCCTGCACTCGACGATCTACGTCGTTGGCTGCCGCTTCTTGACTTTTTCTTCAAGCTGTTTCTTCTCCCAGACTCGCTCCTGCGTGTCTGAGTTCCCAGACTGCCACTCCTTGACCTTGTATGTCCGTTTTCTGTTGTCACTTGGACCGCTGGAGCGAtacttgcagcagcagtagtgtGAGACGTAGCAGGGCGAACAGGTATAGTCGAATTTTCTCCCAAATTTTGGTTGCTTGTCTGTCTTGACCTATCAGCTCGCGACCCAAAAATGCTACCCTTGAATGTGCGCGAGGTCCTTGGAGGCTCTGCAATAACTGGGGGCCTGAGTGCCTGCTGTTGTACGTCGATGCTACCGAATAGTCGTGAAAACAAAGTCAACAACTCCAAACTGGCATTCACAGCAACATCTGGCCCTTCCATGAGCTCAACCAAGGCGAGTTGTGTCATCTTGACGTCCATGATATTGATCTTTTCCTCATCGCTCATGTCATCAATGAGTCCTCTTGGAGGCaagtttttattttcgaCATCCTTGAGATGCTCGCTGCGGAAACGGCTTTCTGTTTTTCCAAAGAGAACGGTTGGATCTTTGAACTGGTCCAAAGCACCTTCACACGCCCTTGCTGCCATTACATAGTCTTGTCGGGCGCTTAAGAGGATGGATAGGAGATGCCACAAGGGAATTAGAGACCTCTCTTGCCAGTAAGGCCCATAGAACAGATTGTAGTCTTCCTCGAATCCATGCACGGCTATTAATGCAGACCTGACAAGCTCTATAGCTGCAGTTAGCTCGCGTCGCTCAGCTAACAAAAGTCCAAGAGCGAAAAAGCTTCTGACATCTTTTGAGCGGCCATACTCGGGAGCTAAAGACCGGCGAAGGCATCTGATTGCTTTGGACTGTATCTCGGCCCTCGACCCAGCATCAGTCGTCACTCGAGACCAGTGAGCATGACTGAGTCCAATAGCTTGCCACGCAAGGGCAATGGTCTGAGGAGGCGGGGCGCTAGCTGGTACTTTGATCTCTTCTCTATCCTCTGCAATCGCGGGGGTGCCATTCTCTTGCAGATTTGAGTGTGGAAGTTTAGAAAGCCAATCTTCTAGCTCGGAGCCCAAATGTCGGGCCTTTTCTGCGGCTTGTTCATGTCCGTAGGAGCATAGGATCATTATAGCCTGTGATATAGTCTCTAACGCGGTCTTGTCGTCGTCCAAACTCGGCTCTAAGTGTCCTGTCTTCGCAACACGAGCTTTGCCCTTTTTGACAATATCCAGATATGAGTCGAGCGCCTTAAACCCTAGGTCGAACTCGGCAACCGATAAGTGGACGAGAAATAAGGATCTAAGAATGGCTGTCGAGTGGTACGTCCTTGTGGCGGCATTGTACAAGGTATCGAGCACGCTACGGCTAAGAAGATCCCGGCCTCCTTGGCCCAGATCTTGCTCACTCCACCCACGGCCACACAATATGGACCAGTTCATCATGACTTGCTTGATGAATGTTTCAATCTCCGCACGCTCTTCATCTGCCCGTGGAAAAGCGGTCTCACCAAGCAGGAGGGCTTGATAGGCGGCCTCCGCACGCTGGATCTCAACTCTCAACTGGCCTCGGGCTGACATGTCTTCCACCATCTTTTCAGCTTGCCCAGGTGGATAAGGTAAGTCGTTCTCCAGGATTCGAGACAAGGCCAGATAGTATTCGTGCCATATCCTTCTTCGAGGCACGGCGCCTTTGAAGCCAAAACCGCCCGTGACGGGGGCTGACATGATTTTCCAGTACCTTGCCCAAGATCGAAAGCTGGCAATGGAATTGGGGTCATCCAATGTAAATTCGTTATTATGAAGCGCTTCGCTAGTGAGCATACAGTGCTCGGTGAGGAACAGCTCCGACCAATACCGCAGCTGCTTACGGATACCATGGCCACACCAGACTCGGTCCAGAGATGGGAGGCCCGCCTGCAGTGCTTCCAGCGCCTGCAATCTGTGGCCATCTCTCATAAGGCAGTTAGCCCTGAGGTAGGCAGCCTTTAAAGCACACACACTGGTCCATTCCGATGCTGTATTGGCCGGGTCGATGTCCGGATATTGATTGTTAAGACTTTTGGGTAGCCgttccagcgccagcgcgtATTCTCCAACGACCCAATGCATCCATCCAACACATACCTGGGCCTGGAATCGTTCTTCGGCAGAATTAGTCTCGGCATCAAGCACAGCCATGAGCTTCGGAAGTCTATTGGGGACGTCGAGATCGGCAAGCTGATCGCCGGCGGCTGTTACTTTGGAGATGACGCATTCTGACTCGGCCGTCAACGTAAGGCCTGTGATGGACCAATCGTTGGCAATTAGCTTTCCTGTGTACTCGACGACCGGATCTTGGGGGGCAACGACGCACATTCTCGCGCTGGATCGTGTTTGCGGACCTTGCGAACCAGCTCTGGGACGTCTGCCCAGGTGCCCTCGCAGCGGGCGTCGTCCAGCGATTCAGCATAGCGAGCTGCCTTTGTCTAGATTTGAGGGCAAGAGAGAGATTTAGGTCAGCATCATGGAATTCTCCATCGTTTTGGCGGCAGTGCCTTACAGTCATTTTGCGACAGGCTCAGGGGCGGGACAAAGGGTTCTGGGAATGGAGGCTCGCAGCTGTTCAGCCTCCCCGACGCACGCATACGTGGAGCTCTGGAGCAAACGCGCAAAAACAGACGCTGCCGGTGTCACTGATGGGTTCAGCACAAGCTCTGACAACCAGCGGCCGCgacgcagaagaaggagtTGCGATCGCAGGCTTCGAAAAAGGGGAGATGAACAACGTCCAAAGGGAGAGAGGCAAATCCTACCCTTGACGTAGTGCAGCGGTCGAGCTGTACGACGACCTAATGCAGCCGGGCAGTGAATGGCCTGCTAAGATTAGGCCACGCTCTAGGTGTGGTCCAGCAAAGCGGCACCTAATTGGCAGCAGTCGAGCGCCTGTAAATTGGCCTGTGCCTTGTGATTGCGACGTGCACTAATACCTAATCCCAATCGCTGCGAGTCCACAGTGGGCCAATCAGCGGCGCAGCACCGAACCCCACGGCGACTGACAAGGTACCTGAACCTTGCCTGTATgggcaaggaagaaaaaaaaagttcaccGTTGGCAAGCAGCACATGAGAGCTGCATGTTGGATGTGAAGCTTTTATAAGGCGATGCATCTGGGAGTCAATTGGCGATAATTTACTGGGTGTATTCTTTTGAAGATATCCAATTCGTTTCATCTTGACCCTCCAAACGTTGCCTTGAGCGAGTGGCGAGCTTTGCCTGCGCCTACCTCTGTCTTATTGTAGGTTGATTAGACCAGCTACAAGCAGAGCATCTCGTAAGAATTCTGCTACGACGACCTCCGATACCTCCCTCTCGCCTCTTCGCCGGTAACACATCGCCGGTGCATCTCCGTACAGAATGTCTTCATCAACTTCCGCCATAGACCTCCGGGTCCTTACGCGGAAACTCACATCCATCCCGCCGGCGCAGCTGCCTCACTCCCTCCCTTCTCTCATCCGCCATGTGCTGCGATGTCGTGATGCTTTATCCGCCCCTCAAGACCCCAAAGCCAAGGGCGATGGATCTCAGGCTTCTATGCTTGTCCACAAGCTAAAGACGAGCATCACGACACTATTGAATGGCCGCAGCCGCGAGGGCAGGTTCGTTGCGATTGGCCTAGTCAAGGCGGCTGTTGACGTTGGCGGCTGGGAGACTCTCCGAGGTTCTGCTGCCTGGGTATCAGGACTGCTCTCAATTGTACAGGTATGGTGTTTGGCTCATCATGTAGATCAATTCATTGTTATGAAAGCTTACAATGTTTCCAGAAAGGAGATCCTCCGGCTTCCAAGGAGCTGGCTATTGTGACTCTCACAAAAATCTACATGCTCGTTCATCCTTACCAAACCCTGGTTCGAGAGGTTGCGACACCCACGCTCCCAGCTTTTGCAACGGCCTGCATGCAGCTTCTTAAGCAAAAGGGTGAATCACAATCAGTACTGGCGCCTATGGACCTGATTGAAACCATCTGCGAATCGTTCTCGACTCTGATTCCCCTCTACCCACCTACTTTCCGCCCTTTCAGCTCCCAAGTCCGCACCGCTGTCGGACCATACCTTGCGCCAACTTGCTCGGATGAAATCAGTGTGCCGGAATCACTGAAACGGGCTGCCAGGCGCCTCGTAGCCTCTCTTCACTTCGTTGCGGCCAAGGCAGGTGGCAGCGATGAATGGGCCAAGCTCGTTGATGGTATTCTTCAGGAGTTTCACACCACCGCCGACCAGGTCCTCCGAGCCGTTGATGAATCATGGGAGGCAACTAGTGGCCGTACGCGATCCAAGGTTGATGTTGATGGAGAGCCGCACGGCGAAGGTAGCTCTGCCGAGCATCTACCTCGCTGGTCCGGCCTCGCTGCCGGCACTGACCGACTAATTGGCCTCTTTGAGTTTTTGGGCGACTTGCTGAGTTATCCCACCAAGGCCGCCGTTGCCATTCCCATCAGCGGTCTTGTGGACACTATTTCTAGGGTCTGTCTGATTGCTCGACTGTCAAAATCCCAGACCTGGGAGCAGGCTGTCGACACCAATGCCTCCAtcggcagagaagaaaaggacgagCTATGGAGTTTGCTGCCGGATATTCACGTGGCGGCAATGAAACtcattgtttctctcttccaaaGACTTCAAAGACATATGCTGCCTCTGGTCCCTGAACTCTTGGACCACCTCATCCGTGTCTTCAAGTCTGGCATCAGCATCCCCTCAGTTCGGATAGCAGGATACACAACCCTGAATACCATATTGCAACTTGCGGGACCGACGCTGTCCAAACCCGCCGTGGAAATGCTGGAACCTGTCATGGGAGCATGCTGTAGAGACCTACAACAAGATACCGGATTCTTGAAACCTGCCGACAAACCCGCTCCCTCCAATACGACCGGGAAAGGCACAAAGAGCGGCGCTGCCCCAGTCAACACCGATCTCTTCCTCCAGCCccaagcagccgcagcagccagcgaGTCACCCACCTTGGAAACCGACCACAGAAACACAGCCAACGAGCTCCTCACAGCCATGCTGTCCCTGCTGCCGCAATCTCACCTCAAGCCCTCCTACCGCGGCAACCTCGACAAGACGGCCATGCTCACCGGCAACCGCGACGCCATGCTCGCCAGCGTCCTCAACCCTTACCGAGACCACCACGGCAGAATGTATCCCAGCATCCTGCCTCACTTGGCGCAGCAGTTCCCGCACGACCAAGGCCTGGAGATCCTCCGTAGCAACCTGCGCACTAGCGGCATTTCGGGCAGCGGAAGCGAAATGTTTGCCTCGCTAAGCGAAGttgcagagctgcagcagattgACGAGGAACAAGAGGAAGAACAAGAccagcaagatgaagaaatgcaAGATCAAGACGCCGAGAGTAAATCTCCGGAGAAGGAGGCGACATCATCCGGAGCTGATCTTAAAGCCGGTCTACCAATCCAGAGCaccaccgctgccgccgccgccgccgcttctGTTTCCGCGCCCAACCCCTTTGAACCCCGGGCTTCAAACAACACGGAAAGGGCATCATCTCCGCCCAAGAGAAAGCATGAGGGCCCTGATGTCCCCCTTAATCCCAAGAGACAGGAGATTGAGAAAGCAGAGCCTGCTGTTCTCCCTGCTGTTGTACCACAAACAAAGGAGGATGCGGAAGATTCCGagagcgatgatgatgcaagtGTACACTTGAATATGGAAttggaggatgatgatgatgaggaggaggaggatgaagaagagtgaAATCATGTAAAATGTAAAAAGGAAGATATTCTACAaaggagaaaggaaaaaaagggggaaagcTAGAGAGTAACGCGGCATGAGCCTTGTAATTGAGTATATTTGGATATGTAATGTACGAAGTAATCTAATCCATCGTCCCAAGCCTAGTTGAAAGAACTGGTTTAGTTCTTTCGAGAAAAATTTTAAGAATCTAAAGAGGTAAAGTTAGGtataaagcaataagttATAAAGCCGGACGTAAACACCACTGGGTAATCATACACGAAACATGATTACAGccaaaaaaattataatatgcCGTCCGCACCCCCATTCTTTTTCCAACGCCGCTGTATGTTTCGAGAAAATTCAAGCCGACAAGTCTGccaaattaaaaaaaaaaaaagtaataaccCCTAAAGTGTTAAGTAGATTGGGGGTTGAAAAGACCAATGCCATGCAAGAGAACCAAACCAAGCAAGTAGAAATCCTAAAGTCCTgtatcagaa
It encodes:
- the LOS1 gene encoding pre-tRNA nuclear export protein (BUSCO:EOG092D09SW); translation: MEAQVENAVEILSNPTSDQSVKEQAFEYLNQLRSDPQGWQACTNLFARIPRTSEVVRMVCLEVVNYAVHTQGLDGESLAFLKHTLLQYVRQSYGAGVQQEPDPVHLQNKLTQTLTYLFVFLYRDGWQSFLDDFLELTGLHQNVDNVSGVLFYLRVLSSVHDEIADMLLSRQSGDSKRNTELKDQLRAQDMQKVAESWKQLLSRYSGNDVVIDLVLKVIGKWVSWMDISLVVSQDMLNLLLPVVGRTGSEDKVRDTAIDTLTEICGKKMRSTDKMDMISFLNLQDIVSQLVASPMLNDLKGTPQYDTDLAEAIAKLVNTTVADIIRALDDGQASDDTRTRAKQHLDGFLPLLLRFFSDEYDEVCSTVIPSLTDLLTFLRKLGQLNQDYSNMLSPILNAIVQKMRYDETTSWGNEDEQTDEAEFQELRRRLQYLQKTIAAIDQNLYMDVLSNLVATTFQTLDQQGSHMDWRDLDLALHEMYLFGELALPNQGLGTKNQPSTEASERLVVMMQKMVESGIANFSHPAIVLQYMEICVRYCVVFETHSQYIPQVLENFVRLVHHNHVRIKTRSWYLFHRFIKHLRSRVGNVAETVIQSIGDLLPIKAEVPGEDADDDMSSDESDHSADALFTSQLYLFEAIGCISSTHSTPAENQALYARSVMDPLFQDMEVHLPRAKGGDAQANLQIHHIVMALGTLAHGFSDWTPGSTAANQHGPPDKLVSDEFSRAAEAILIALRELNSSAEIRTACRSAFSKLLGVLGAAVLPQLPKWIEGLLSQSSSKDEMAMFLRLLDQVVFGFKTEIYDVLNMLLTPLLQRIFGGLGEPISGTDDEIQLAELRREYLSFIQIILNNGLEGVLISEANQGFFEPMIASVLELAKTLDGNLGPSRLAFTIMARISALWGGPDVATISREPTAPTGSPSPAIPGFDHFIMERFHSTCWEVMRNPSFKPSSDAQTKQVLTEIAALEQMIYTKTGNVYIHQMQNEVFPSLGINSDDFLRSLTTSTDKRQFSNYLQQLLSNR